A segment of the Pedobacter faecalis genome:
GGTGTTCATGGACCCTGTTAACCTGTTCTTTCTCGCTGTAAAATTTCTGTCTGTTCCCGGTTTTGCGTTATCGCTGCTCATGACACAAAAATATACAAAATTTTGGCCCTTTGCGGCAACTTTTATACACATCACAAATTGCCTTGATTTGAAGTAGCTTAACTTTTTCCGTCGGGGTTATGCGTTGCTAACAAAAATCTGTGGATAAGCCCGGGGGTTTGGGGGTTTGAAAGCCACTTCGGTGCAAAGCGAAATATTTAGCTTATTTTTGCCTGAAATCAAGCATATGGAGTATACTGGTAAACCGCGCCGCGTGCGCGAGAGCAATGAGTTCATTTTTGGCATCCGTGCTGTTATAGAGGCGATCAAAGCAGGCAAGGATGTAGAAAACATTTATATGCAGCGCGGCTTATCGGGTTCGATCATTCTTGAGCTAAAGGCCCTGTTAAAAGGTACAGATATACCGCTTCATAATGTGCCGGTCGAAAAACTGAACCGGATGACCACAAAGAATCACCAGGGTGTGATTGCAGTGATCTCCGCCATTGCCTTTCAAAAGATTGAAGATATTATTCCGGCGATATATGAAAAGGGCGAAACGCCCCTGGTGCTGATCCTTGATGGGGTGACCGATGTCAGAAATATGGGCGCTATTGCACGTACAGCCGCCTGTGCTGGAGTTCATGCGTTAGTCGTGCCATCTAAGAATTCTGCGCAGATCAATGCCGATGCAATTAAGACTTCTGCTGGTGCCTTGTTCAGCATTCCGGTATGCCGTCATCAGAATCTGCATAAAACGGCGCTGTTCCTGCAGGAATGCGGTCTGCAGATCGTAGCCTGCACAGAAAAGACCAGCGATTTGATCTATGCGCCCGACTATACCTTGCCAACCGCCATCGTTATGGGCTCAGAAGATGAAGGTATATCCAACGAAATCATGAGGATGGCCAATCATCTCGCTAAAATACCGATGCAGGGAGAGATCAGTTCCCTGAATGTTTCGGTGTCGGCCGGCGTAATT
Coding sequences within it:
- the rlmB gene encoding 23S rRNA (guanosine(2251)-2'-O)-methyltransferase RlmB, whose amino-acid sequence is MEYTGKPRRVRESNEFIFGIRAVIEAIKAGKDVENIYMQRGLSGSIILELKALLKGTDIPLHNVPVEKLNRMTTKNHQGVIAVISAIAFQKIEDIIPAIYEKGETPLVLILDGVTDVRNMGAIARTAACAGVHALVVPSKNSAQINADAIKTSAGALFSIPVCRHQNLHKTALFLQECGLQIVACTEKTSDLIYAPDYTLPTAIVMGSEDEGISNEIMRMANHLAKIPMQGEISSLNVSVSAGVILYEAIRQRTL